A stretch of Salvelinus namaycush isolate Seneca chromosome 42, SaNama_1.0, whole genome shotgun sequence DNA encodes these proteins:
- the LOC120034853 gene encoding zinc finger protein 329-like has product MANCMVFHTQITSIMEVLANAAVAEICKLVDDDYAVFRLEMSQSQKDNTALRRKLQLLELKVARERAERTMRERVLGSRTSSVKILDRNRGLARGHLTGGHSSFVKPAGRNRWRDDQPITVDEGSGTSTQHVIVIESADAEAAGPRVKLEKAEGEEDLRHSRNIQTGAVGVFPIATEDSTTAPAPPRTQRIITEVSGMPNAVLKSETDKETLTVTHRLLHTGSDHGSDSERLGPLGCPPAPGPEYFPVIHQSQVHSRGDGDGDTLDTGGDDPSCSYTTEMDPGNMLLSLETQTDLSSGDWNRYSSSVYSEGCLDKKREVIVVDEVDEDVPLTWNADQTHLGEGHSQGRDFIDYKESLETNQNVATHSPLHAFRDRDTVSTSMGSSDSHSRVLFDQLLNSKDQRAMAQGGGATSGNSKEKRFLCMFCNKGFSCLQKVEIHQRVHTGVKPFSCTQCHMCFAQAGNLKIHQRVHTGVKPFSCTQCNMHFSHSSSLKRHQRIHAGEKSFSCPPV; this is encoded by the exons atggctaactgtatggtttttcacactcaaataacttccatcatggaggtgctagcgaatgcagccgtggcagagatctgtaaactcgtagacgacgactatgcagtgtttcgtttggaaatgtCTCAAAGCCAGAAAGACAACACGGcattgcggaggaaactacagctacTGGAACTGAAGGTGGCACGGGAGCGCGCAGAGAGGACAATGCGAGAGCGCGTCCTCGGCAGTCGTACCAGTAGTGTCAAGATCCTCGACCGAAACAGAGGACTGGCAAGAG gacatctcactggaggccacagCAGTTTTGTTAAGCCAGCGGGACGCAATAGATGGAGAGATGACCAGccaatcactgttgatgaggggagtggaacctcaacccagcatgttatcgtgatagag TCTGCAGATGCAGAGGCTGCAGGTCCTAGAGTCAAGCTGGAGAaggctgaaggagaggaggacctaCGGCACAGCAGAAACATTCAGACTGGCGCGGTTGGAGTGTTCCCTATAGCTACGGAGGACTCCACCACTGCCCCAGCACCGCCTAGGACCCAACGCATCatcacggaggtcagtggaaTGCCGAACGCCGTCCTCAAGTCAGAGACAGACAAGGAGACTTTAACTGTAACACACAGGCTCTTACATACAGGATCTGACCACGGATCAGACTCAGAGAGGCTGGGGCCACTGGGCTGTCCTCCTGCTCCTGGCCCAGAGTACTTTCCGGTAATTCACCAGAGCCAGGTTCATTCCCGTGGAGATGGTGATGGTGACACGTTAGACACTGGTGGTGATGATCCGTCTTGTTCTTACACTACAGAGATGGACCCTGGCAACATGCTCTTGTCTTTAGAGACACAGACTGATCTGTCTAGTGGGGACTGGAACCGgtatagtagtagtgtatactctgaagggTGCCTAGATAAGAAAAGGGAAGTTATAGTCGTAGATGAAGTGGATGAAGATGTTCCTCTGACATGGAATGCAGACCAGACTCACTTAGGAGAAGGACACTCACAAGGCAGAGATTTCATAGATTATAAGGAAAGCTTAGAGACTAATCAAAATGTCGCAACCCACTCCCCTTTACACGCGTTCAGGGATCGCGACACAGTGTCCACATCAATGGGGTCTTCGGATTCCCACAGCCGCGTCCTTTTCGATCAGCTATTGAATTCAAAGGACCAAAGGGCCATGGCTCAGGGAGGGGGAGCAACATCAGGCAATAGTAAAGAgaaacggttcctctgcatgttctgtaacaaaggcttcagctgccTCCAGAAGGTGGAaatccaccagagggtccacacaggggtgaaacccttcagctgtacccagtgtcacatgtGCTTTGCCCAGGCTGGCAACCTAAagatccaccagagggtccacacaggggtgaaacccttcagctgtacccagtgtaaTATGCACTTCTCTCATTCGTCaagcctgaagaggcaccagaggatCCACGCAGGAGAGAAATCCTTCAGCTGCCCCCCAGTGTGA
- the LOC120034826 gene encoding oocyte zinc finger protein XlCOF7.1-like translates to MANCVVFHTQIASVMEVLANAAVSEICKLVDDDYAVFRLEITQSQKENRGLRRKLQLLELKVARDRAERTMRERVLASSPSSVKILDQYRGMARGHLSGGHRSFVKPVRDNTWRDDQPITVDEGSGNSSQHIMVIESVDAVAAGPGGSSLVKQERTEKDDPQQNRNIQTEAAAGVASPLSTKYLTASPQPRTKANITEDSGTLNAVLKSETDTDTLIVTQRLLHTGSDHRSDSERLGLGPLGCPPAPSSEYLLYGNPSPRTVHSHRDAGDALETGNDPSCSYNTEMDPGNVPLGLETQNDLSRGDWNRYTSSVYSEECLDKKEEVIVIDEVTVKVEGDAPPTWNADSHLGDRHSQGRDLLDYSGSLGTNLNFTTHSPLHILRDRDPVSTTMGPSDSHGNILFNQVLNSKDQRAKAQAGGATSDNSNEKRFLCMFCNKSFSCPQKLEIHQRVHTGVKPFSCTQCHMRFSHSSSLKRHQRVHTGVKPFSCTQCHMRFAQAGDLKRHQRVHTGEKPYSCTQCHMRFAQAGNLKMHLKVHTGERPFTCTDCGKRFSERSYLMIHQQKNHSTL, encoded by the exons atggctaactgtgtggtttttcacactcaaatagcctccgttatggaggtgctagcgaatgcagccgtgtcagagatctgtaaactcgtagacgacgactatgcagtgtttcgtttggaaataactcaaagccagaaagaaaaccGGGGATTGCGGAGGAAACTACAACTATTGGAACTGAAGGTTGCACGGGATCGTGCAGAGAGGACAATGCGAGAGCGCGTCCTCGCCAGTAGTCCCAGTAGTGTCAAGATCCTCGACCAATACAGAGGGatggcaagag GACATCTCTCTGGAGGccacaggagctttgtgaagccagTGAGAGACAAtacatggagagatgaccaaccaatcactgttgatgaggggagtggaaACTCATCCCAGCACATTATGgtgatagag TCTGTAGATGCAGTGGCTGCAGGTCCTGGAGGATCGTCTCTGGTCAAGCAGGAGAGGACTGAAAAAGACGACCCACAACAAAACAGAAACATCCAGACTGAAGCAGCGGCTGGAGTGGCATCCCCTTTATCCACGAAGTACCTCACCGCCTCGCCCCAGCCCAGGACCAAAGCCAACATCACAGAGGACAGTGGAACGCTGAACGCTGTCCTCAAGTCAGAGACCGACACAGATACTTTAATTGTAACACAAAGGCTTTTACACACAGGATCTGATCACAGGTCAGACTCagagagactggggctggggccACTGGGCTGTCCTCCTGCTCCCAGCTCAGAGTATTTACTTTACGGTAACCCAAGCCCGAGGACAGTTCATTCCCATCGAGATGCAGGTGACGCGTTAGAGACTGGCAATGATCCGTCTTGTTCTTACAATACAGAGATGGACCCTGGCAACGTGCCCTTGGGTTTAGAGACACAGAATGATCTGTCTAGAGGGGACTGGAACCGGTACACtagtagtgtatactctgaaGAGTGCCTAGATAAGAAAGAGGAGGTTATAGTGATAGATGAGGTGACTGTGAAAGTGGAGGGCGACGCTCCTCCCACATGGAATGCAGATAGTCATCTAGGAGACAGGCACTCACAGGGCAGAGATTTGTTAGATTACAGTGGAAGCTTAGGGACAAATCTAAATTTCACCACCCACTCCCCTTTACACATTCTCAGGGATCGCGACCCAGTGTCCACGACAATGGGGCCTTCCGATTCACACGGCAACATCCTTTTCAATCAGGTATTGAACTCGAAGGACCAAAGGGCCAAGGCTCAGGCAGGGGGAGCAACATCAGACAATAGTAATGAgaaacggttcctctgcatgttctgtaacaaaagcttcagctgcccccagaagttggagatccaccagagggtccacacaggggtgaaacccttcagctgtacccagtgtcataTGCGCTTCTCCCACTCGTCCAGCCttaagaggcaccagagggtccacacaggggtgaaaccattcagctgtacccagtgtcacatgcgcttcGCCCAGGCTGGTGacttgaagaggcaccagagggtccacacaggggagaaaccctatagctgtaCCCAATGTCACATGCGCTTCGCCCAGGCTGGCAAcctgaagatgcacctgaaggtccacacaggagagaggccGTTCACCTGTACGGACTGCGGGAAGAGGTTCTCTGAGAGGAGCTACCTCatgatacaccagcagaaaaaccATTCCACTCTATAA